The Microcystis panniformis FACHB-1757 region TCTAAGCGCTCCACAGGAAGTTTACGGATGGTTTCCTCAAGATTCTGCGGTATTTCACCGAAACGTCGTTGAAGAAGTCTAATAACCAACTTTAATGCTTCCTGCTGTACCCCCTCTTGAATCGCTTGTTCTCTATCCTGTTGGTAAAGTGGAGCTAAACGCATAATAAACTCCCTATCCTCCTGTGTTTTTTTCGATAACGCTTCTAGATTTCTACTCAAATTATACAATAAGTTTAAGGAAGCCGATTTTAGGGGATTATTCGGTGATAATCTCTCTAATTCATCGATAGCTCTCTCTCTTGTTCCTCCTCTACTATTTTTCTGATCGGAGACTACTGGCTACTGACTCCTAACCCTAACAACAATTTTTGATTTTTACCGGAGATATAAATAATCTTCCGGTTGCCGTTTGCCAGGCTCAGAACTAGGATAGGAAAGAACGAGGTATTAATGAAGCAAGAGAGGCTTAGACTGTGACCAATGTAGCGATCGATGTCCGATTAACCGAGACTTCTCTGTGGCAATGGCAAATATGGCAAGGATTGCCCTATCTTACCTGTAATCTCCTAGAGGACTGGTCCCACGGCTTTTTTACCCGTCATTATTACCCCCAAACCCCGGAAGCTTTTACGGCTGCTCTGGGGGCAAATGTACCGGTTTATCGGGTCAAACAGGTACATGGCGATCGCCTATTAAATCCCCAAGGGATTACTAACCCGGAAATTGTCGAAGCGGATGGAATTATCACCGATGCTTCCGGTCAAGGGATTTGGGTGGCCAGTGCTGATTGTACGCCCGTACTAATAGGCGATCGCTCTACCGGTGTTGGGGTGGCGATTCATTCTGGATGGAGAGGGACAGCCAAGGGGATAGTTGCCAAAGCAGTTAAGCAGTTATTAAAATCTGGTAGTTGTTTAGATAACTTAGTGTTGGCCCTGGGGCCGGCAATTGCCGGGGAAGTGTATCAAGTAGATGGAGAAGTTGCCGCAGAAGTGGGTTTAAGTTTATTTCCCCAAGAAACCAATCCCGACCAAATTCTAGGGAATTTATTTAACCTCTCCCCCTCCCCCTTATTTGCTGACAAGGAAAAAGGAAAAGTGCGCTTAGACGTGCGACGGGTGATTTATCATCAACTACAACAGTTAGGAATTCGGGATGAACAAATTGCGATCGCTCCTTTTTGTACCTATCAACAAGAGGAGCATTTTTTCTCCTATCGTCGGGAAAAAGCCAAAAAAATCCAATGGTCTGGCATAGTTAGTCGTTAATGGTTACTGCTCACTGATAACTGAAAAATCCCCCCTTTCCCATGCGTATTGTTTTTTTCGGAACCCCGACTTTTGCTGTTCCCACCCTAAAAAAATTATTAGCCAATCCCGATATAGAAATAATTGCCGTCGTTACCCAACCGGACAAGCGCCGGGGAAGGGGTAATCAATTAATCCCCTCACCGGTGAAACAAATAGCCATAGAACA contains the following coding sequences:
- the pgeF gene encoding peptidoglycan editing factor PgeF → MTNVAIDVRLTETSLWQWQIWQGLPYLTCNLLEDWSHGFFTRHYYPQTPEAFTAALGANVPVYRVKQVHGDRLLNPQGITNPEIVEADGIITDASGQGIWVASADCTPVLIGDRSTGVGVAIHSGWRGTAKGIVAKAVKQLLKSGSCLDNLVLALGPAIAGEVYQVDGEVAAEVGLSLFPQETNPDQILGNLFNLSPSPLFADKEKGKVRLDVRRVIYHQLQQLGIRDEQIAIAPFCTYQQEEHFFSYRREKAKKIQWSGIVSR